The sequence below is a genomic window from Streptomyces sp. B21-105.
CCTCGACGACATGACCGTCGCCGACAACGTCGCACTGCCCGCGCAGCTGGCCGGCATGGCGCGAGGAGAGGCGCACCGCCGTGCCGCCGAACTCCTCGAGACCCTCGGCATCGACCGGCACGCCCGCGCCCACCCGGGTCGGTTGTCCGGCGGTGAACGCCAACGCGTCGCGGTGGCCCGGGCGTTGATGAACCGCCCGCCGCTGATCCTGGCCGACGAGCCCACCGGCGCGCTGGACACGGCCGCCGGTGACGACGTCAGCAGACTGCTCAGGGAGCTCAACGCCGAGGGCCAGACCCTGGTGATGGTCACTCACGACCTCGCCCTGGCCCGCTCCTGCACCCACCGCACGGTACGGATCGTCGACGGCCGGATCGCCGAGGACGCCGGTGTGCAGGGCATCGGCATGGACGGCATCGGCATGGACGGCATCGGCATGGACGGCACGGGTGTGGCGGACGCGGGCGTGGAGATGGCCCCGTGAGCGCGCTGAGCCGGGTGGTGCGGTCGGGCGTGGGGCGGCGCCGGGTTCAGACGCTCGTGATCGGTCTGACCGCGATGGTGGCGGTCGCCGCGTCCGTCCTGGGAGGCTCGCTGCTGGTGGTCTCGGGCGCGCCCTTCGACGACGCCTTCGACCGGCAGCACGGCGCGCACCTGTCCGTCACGTTCGACGCGGCCCGCACCGACGCCGGCCGGGCCGAGGAGACGGGGCGCGTTGTCGGGGTGGCCGCCGCGGCAGGGCCGTTCCGCACGGTGTCCGCGGTCCCGCGCATCCGCGGGGGCACGACCGGGTGGCCGATGACCGTCGTCGGCCGCGGCGATCCCGACGGCCCGGTCGACGACCTGACGTTGAGCGCCGGGCGGTGGGCCACCCGGCCCGGCGAGATCGTGCTGAACACCGACGGCTTCCTGTTTCCCGACCTCGGGCTCGAACTGACCTTCCCGGGACTGCCCGGCGACCCCGTCCTGAAAGTGGTGGGCACGGCCCGTTCGGTCACCGGGAGCGCCGACGCCTGGGTGACACCGGCCCAGGCCGCCGCACTCACCACGCCCGGCCGCCCCGGCGGCCACCAGATGCTCTACCGCTTCACCGCCGCCGACACCGCCGCTCAGGTCGAGGCAGGCCGCGAAGCCGTGACGGAGGGGGCTGTGACGGCGGGCGGCGAGGCGGTGACCGGAACGCGGTCCTGGCTCACCGTCAGGGCGTCCGCCGAGCACGACACCGCGCTGTACGTGCCCTTCCTCCTCGCGTTCGGAGTCCTGGGCCTGGTCATGTCGGTGCTCATCGTGGGCAACGTCGTCGCCGGCGCGGTGGGCGCGGGACTGCCTCGGATCGGCGTCCTCAAGGCCGTCGGCTTCACCCCGGCGCAGGTGGTACGGGCCTACGTGGGCCAGGCGCTCGTCCCGGCGGCAGCGGGCACGGTGTGCGGCCTCCTCGCGGCCCACCTGCTGGCCGTGCCGGTCATGTCCGAGACGGAGGACGTGTACGGCACCACATCCCTGGCGGTGGCCCCCTGGGTCGACGCGACCGTAGCCCTGGGCGTCCTCGGCCTGGTCGCGGTCACCGCCTGCGCGAGCGCCTGGCGGGCCGGCCGGCTGCGCACGGTCGACGCCATCGCCGTCGGGCGCGGCGCGCGGACGGACCGCGGCCGGTGGGCGGCACGCCTGGCCGGGCGGCTGCCCCTGCCACGGCCGCTCGCCCTGGGCCTGACCCGTCCCTTCGCCCGCCCCGCCCGTGCCCTGGCCACGGGGACGGCGATCCTGTTCGGCGCCACCGCCGTCACCTTCACCGTCGGCATGGGGGCGTCGCTCGGCGAGGTCATGAAGGCGAGGGCCCACGACTCGGCCGACGTCACCGTCGCCGCGCCCCTGCCGGAACCCGGCCCGGACGGGCCGATCCCGGGCACACGCGGCGAGCCCGAGCCGGACGCCCGCGCCGTCGCCGCGGCGATCGACGCCCAGCCCGCCACCCGGGCGTACTACACGACCGCTACGGCCCGGGCCACCGTCCCCGGTGCGGCCGGGACCACCGCGGTCGTCGCCTTCACCGGCGACGCGTCCTGGGGCGGCTACACCATGGTCTCCGGTCGCTGGATCGCCGAGCCGGGCGAGGCCGTCGTACCCACCGCCTTCCTCGCCGCCACCGACACGCACATCGGGGGCACCGTCACGCTGGGCGGCCTGGGTGATCCGTACGGCCCGGGCGGTTCGGACGGCTCGGCCGAGGCGGTCACCGTCCGGATCGTCGGCGAGGTGCTCGACCCCCGCAACGACGGCATGCAGGTGTTCACCGACGCCGCGACGCTCGCACCCGCACACCCGGACCTGACCGACACCACGCAGCACATCGCGGTGACATCCGGCACTTCCGCCGCCGGTTACGCAGACGCGCTGAACAAGAGCCTGAAACCCCTGGGCGTCACCGCCCGGGCCGGCGGGGCCGACGGCGGCAGCGACGTGGTCGCCACGCTGAACGCACTGTCCGCGCTCCTGACGCTGATGCTCGTCGCCGTGGCGGCGCTCGGTGTCCTCAACGCGGTCGTCCTCGACACCCGTGAGCGCGTCCGTGAACTCGGCGTCCACAAGGCCCTGGGCATGACCCCCCGGCAGATGATCGCGATGGTCGTCACTTCGGTCGTCCTGACCGGGCTGGCCGGCGGCATCCTGGGTGTTCCGCTCGGCGTCGCGCTGCACGGCTGGGTCGTCCCCGCCATGGGCCACAGCGCCGGACTGGAACTTCCGCACTCCGTCCTCGCCGTCTACCCCGCGGACCGACTGTCCCTGCTCGCTCTGGGGGGCCTGCTCATCGCCGTTCTCGGGGCGCTGCTGCCCGCGGGCCGCGCGGCCGCGGCGCGCACCGCGACCGCCCTGCGCACCGAGTAGGCATGGAACAGGTGCGAAGAAGGTCCGGAGCGCCGCCGGGCCGATGGACGCCCGCTCGTCGACCGCGAGGCGGGAACCGCGGAGGCACCAGGCAGACTCTGCGTGTTGTAGTCCCTTCGTAATCGAGTTCGCAGACGAGTTCGCAGGCAAGCTCGCGGACGAGTTCGCGGACGAGTTCGTAGACAAGGATGAGCCACGCATGATCACCCTCACCAAGGAAGACGGCCCCGCCGACCTGGACGGAGTCACCCATCTGTCCCTCGGGGTCTCCTGGGACCCCACCGCCGGCAGCAGCGGCGGGGTGCTGGGCAAGCTGCGTCGCAAGACCGGCACCGACCTCGACCTGATCGCCATCGCCATGCAGGGCGCGGATCCCGTGCGTCTGGCGGGTCTCGACTCACTCGACCCGATGGGCAACGGCTCGCTGCTGCACAGCGGTGACAACCAGACCGGGCACGGGGACGGCGACGACGAGACGGTGACCGTCGAGTTCGCCCGGATACCGGCCAACATCACGTCGATCGTGTTCATCGCCGCGGCGTACAAGAAGGGCAGCAACTTCCAGAAGGCCCGCAACATCAGCTTCAAGGTCTACGACGCGACCGGCGGCAACACCCAGCAGGTCGCCGACATCTGGCCGAGCCTGCTCACCCAGGACAACGGCTGCGCCGTGGCGAAGGCCATGCGGGTCGGCGGCAGTTGGAAGCTCGAGGTCATCAACGTGACGGGCAAGATCAAGCAGGGCGACGAACACGCCCTGATGCGTTTCGCCGTCAGCAAGTAGCAGTGTGCGCAGGCGGGTTCCGTCACGGATGAGCCGTCCGACGTCGACCGGCGAGGGTGCTGACGCGCCCTCGCCGGTGCTGGTTCAGTGATGGTGACGGCGTATCAGTTCAGCGTCCATTTCTGGTTGTTCTGGCCGTTGCAGGTCCACAGGAGCAGCTTGGTGCCGTTGGCGGTCGCCGCGTTGGAGGCATCGAGGCAGAGGCCCGAGAGGTTGTTGGTGACGGTGCCGTTCGAGTTCACGGTCCACTTCTGGTTGGTGCCGCCGGTGCAGTCCCAGATGATGACCTTGGTGCCGTTGGCGGTGCCGCTGTTGTCGGCGTCCAGGCACTTGTTGCCGTAGACGACGAGTTCTCCGCGCGAGGTCTGGGTGAAGGTCTCGTTGCGTCCGCCGGAGCAGTCCCAGATCTGCGCCTGGGTGGCGTTGACGTAGGTGTTCTTGTCGATGTCCACGCAGCGGTGGGAAGCGGCCCCGACGAGGGCTGTGCCGTCGGTGCCGGGGATGCCCTGGACGCGGAGGGCGTCGATGTCCGGGGCGGTGCTGCCGGAGACCGCGGTGAACTTCACGGTGTTGGCACCCTTGGCCAGGTGCGCGAGCACGGACACGGTGCGGTAGGTGGTGGCCGAGCCGGTCGGCGGGAAGGACACGGCGTACGCGAACTGGCCGCCCACCTGGAGGTTGGCCTTACGGGCCGTGCTGCCGCCGTTGGCGTAGGTGATGTCGACCAGCTTGGTGCCCGCCGCGGAGGCGGTGACGCCGGTGAAGGTCGGGGTGGCGGCGGTGGTGGTGTCCTCGTACGTGGAGCCGGCCGCCTCGGTGCCGGAGACGGTCAGCAGCACCGCGTCGTTCGCCGGGACCGAGGTGGTGTAGCCGGTGGCGAACGATCCGGCGGTGGTGCGGGTCCAGGCGTTGCGCACGGTGGCGGAGGCACTGGTCAGGCCGAGGTCGGCCCAGCGGACGGTGATGTTCGCGGCGGAGCCGGTGCGGTTGAACAGCATCACCGCGCGCTTGCCGGTGCCGGACAGCACCTTGCCGTACACCTGCAGATTGCGGGCGTCCTCGGCGACCTTGACGCCCTGCAGTCCGCGCGGGTCCTGGTCGATGGCCAGGACCTCGGGGTTGGTGAGGATGTCGCGGGTCTCCGCGCTCATCGTGGCCACGTTGTTGCCGGCCAGCAGCGGGGCGCCGGCGATCGACCACAGGCTCATGTGCAGCCGGTTGCGCGCGGCGGTCATGCCGCTCAGCCCGACCATCATCATGTCGGGGTCGTTG
It includes:
- a CDS encoding ABC transporter permease, translating into MSALSRVVRSGVGRRRVQTLVIGLTAMVAVAASVLGGSLLVVSGAPFDDAFDRQHGAHLSVTFDAARTDAGRAEETGRVVGVAAAAGPFRTVSAVPRIRGGTTGWPMTVVGRGDPDGPVDDLTLSAGRWATRPGEIVLNTDGFLFPDLGLELTFPGLPGDPVLKVVGTARSVTGSADAWVTPAQAAALTTPGRPGGHQMLYRFTAADTAAQVEAGREAVTEGAVTAGGEAVTGTRSWLTVRASAEHDTALYVPFLLAFGVLGLVMSVLIVGNVVAGAVGAGLPRIGVLKAVGFTPAQVVRAYVGQALVPAAAGTVCGLLAAHLLAVPVMSETEDVYGTTSLAVAPWVDATVALGVLGLVAVTACASAWRAGRLRTVDAIAVGRGARTDRGRWAARLAGRLPLPRPLALGLTRPFARPARALATGTAILFGATAVTFTVGMGASLGEVMKARAHDSADVTVAAPLPEPGPDGPIPGTRGEPEPDARAVAAAIDAQPATRAYYTTATARATVPGAAGTTAVVAFTGDASWGGYTMVSGRWIAEPGEAVVPTAFLAATDTHIGGTVTLGGLGDPYGPGGSDGSAEAVTVRIVGEVLDPRNDGMQVFTDAATLAPAHPDLTDTTQHIAVTSGTSAAGYADALNKSLKPLGVTARAGGADGGSDVVATLNALSALLTLMLVAVAALGVLNAVVLDTRERVRELGVHKALGMTPRQMIAMVVTSVVLTGLAGGILGVPLGVALHGWVVPAMGHSAGLELPHSVLAVYPADRLSLLALGGLLIAVLGALLPAGRAAAARTATALRTE
- a CDS encoding RICIN domain-containing protein — translated: MSATAARQWVRRVTARTLAVGLVVAGLATLDPQEQPAPLPAEPVAVSTSQIDVTPPPMGWASWNSFFSSIDHNAIKQQADALVSSGMAAAGYKYVNLDDGWWQGARDANGNIVVDENLWPGGMKAIADYIHSKGLKAGIYTDAGKQGCGFYFPTTRPAAPDTGMEGHYQQDLETFQRWGFDYVKLDFCGGRVEGLNQEATYKAISAANTAASAVTGRKLVLSFCEWGTGLPWNWATGYGDLWRTSDDVLFFKETPGLTKMYRNFDQALQPAAQHTGYYNDPDMMMVGLSGMTAARNRLHMSLWSIAGAPLLAGNNVATMSAETRDILTNPEVLAIDQDPRGLQGVKVAEDARNLQVYGKVLSGTGKRAVMLFNRTGSAANITVRWADLGLTSASATVRNAWTRTTAGSFATGYTTSVPANDAVLLTVSGTEAAGSTYEDTTTAATPTFTGVTASAAGTKLVDITYANGGSTARKANLQVGGQFAYAVSFPPTGSATTYRTVSVLAHLAKGANTVKFTAVSGSTAPDIDALRVQGIPGTDGTALVGAASHRCVDIDKNTYVNATQAQIWDCSGGRNETFTQTSRGELVVYGNKCLDADNSGTANGTKVIIWDCTGGTNQKWTVNSNGTVTNNLSGLCLDASNAATANGTKLLLWTCNGQNNQKWTLN
- a CDS encoding ABC transporter ATP-binding protein; the encoded protein is MTEPLIELRAVSRRYDDGPPALDDVSLTVGAGEAVAILGPSGSGKSTLLNLIAGLDRPDTGTVTVDGVRVSGLGEAAAARYRRSKVGMVFQFFHLLDDMTVADNVALPAQLAGMARGEAHRRAAELLETLGIDRHARAHPGRLSGGERQRVAVARALMNRPPLILADEPTGALDTAAGDDVSRLLRELNAEGQTLVMVTHDLALARSCTHRTVRIVDGRIAEDAGVQGIGMDGIGMDGIGMDGTGVADAGVEMAP
- a CDS encoding TerD family protein; the encoded protein is MITLTKEDGPADLDGVTHLSLGVSWDPTAGSSGGVLGKLRRKTGTDLDLIAIAMQGADPVRLAGLDSLDPMGNGSLLHSGDNQTGHGDGDDETVTVEFARIPANITSIVFIAAAYKKGSNFQKARNISFKVYDATGGNTQQVADIWPSLLTQDNGCAVAKAMRVGGSWKLEVINVTGKIKQGDEHALMRFAVSK